CCGTTGCACCAATCATTTTAACCCCGCGTTTATGTGCCATTGCAAAAGGGTTTGCTCCCATAAATGCAGGTAAAAAGCTATGATGGATGTTGATGATTTTATTTGGGTAATGCTCAATAAAACTTGCAGACAAAATCTGCATATAGCGAGCTAGGACAATAAAATCTACTTTATCTTTAAGTAAAGACAAGATTTCTGCCTCTTGTTGGGCCTTGGTTTCTGGAGTAATTGGAAAATGATAATAGGGAATGCCAAAAGATTCTACACGAGATTTTAGGTCTAAGTGATTGCTAATAACAAAAGGTATAGTTACGGCTAACTCGCCTGATTGCCAACGCCAAAGCAGATCCATTAAACAATGATCATAGCGAGACACTAAAATTGCTAGTCGTTTAACTTCATTACTATAAGTTAGTTGCCATCGCATATTTAGACTATTAGCAACCTCTGCTAAGGCTTTTTCTAGTTCTTTATGGTCAATGCTATCTTGATTAAGATCTAGCACCATACGCATAAAAAATTGACCGCCTCTATGATCTGTAGAATATTGATCAGAAGCAATAATGTTAATGTTTTTTTTGTATAAAAGTTGTGCAATTGATGCAATTAGGCCAGGGCCATCGGGACAAGTTGCTAAAAATGTTGCAGAGTGAGGTTTAATTATTTGTTCAGACATAAGGCAGTTATAAAAACAAAGACTAAAATATTACTATTACTTAATATTTTAGTCTTGTTTTAATCAGAAATTTTTAGGAAAACTAGGGTAATTTTGCTAATTTAACGAATGTT
The sequence above is drawn from the Blastocatellia bacterium genome and encodes:
- the purU gene encoding formyltetrahydrofolate deformylase, encoding MSEQIIKPHSATFLATCPDGPGLIASIAQLLYKKNINIIASDQYSTDHRGGQFFMRMVLDLNQDSIDHKELEKALAEVANSLNMRWQLTYSNEVKRLAILVSRYDHCLMDLLWRWQSGELAVTIPFVISNHLDLKSRVESFGIPYYHFPITPETKAQQEAEILSLLKDKVDFIVLARYMQILSASFIEHYPNKIINIHHSFLPAFMGANPFAMAHKRGVKMIGATGHYVTSDLDAGPIIAQDVTQISHRDTVEDLKRTSRDTERTVLARAVRWHIEDRIIVDGNRTIIFT